One segment of Pseudomonas asgharzadehiana DNA contains the following:
- a CDS encoding hemagglutinin repeat-containing protein: MTGSTIGSSAGNVSLTAGRELKVVASDLVSTKNMELSGANVTVTSGMETASQTSKDSSKSLAVGRVIAGTVVDTANSIRDAAEAARSSDDPRLKAVKIAQAALSMYNLNNQAGDLAKQSTGFKDKTGGSAGNGSLIKIGTELANTRTKSSSEYTAQTAHQSNLNAGGKLSIIATGDAPGTVGDLTITGSTLKADSTLLSAKNNILMQSAQNTTDRKNDGSRNRTAIGASFNIGEQNGFTIDLGAQTAKNLGSGGSVTQVNTTLDTGSLVLRSGQDTSLIGAQVRADRIDADIGGNLNILSRQDTETSKSKQNSAGFGASICIPPICYGSPVTASANLAASKMNSDYQAVTDQSGFFAGKGGYTIDVAKNTTLQGAVIASEATADKNLLLTDRLLVSDIKNKSEIESKSAGMSVSGSYSSGASTLTPGALYGMSLNDSDHSYTRSAVSEGTIVVRNPEGANDLVGLNRDTANANQRLDKPDEKAMQERMDLIKSSMELTKGIGDAIAAAKIRDAEDPTTEAGKATRQKLIEDGIANPTAEQVSQRAQKDYGLGSSFQRASQAVTAIVQAVMGGNVGGALAGAAAPYLAQEIKKKTEGDPYANLMAHAVLGAMVAQAQGNSALAGGTGAAMGELIARQLYPGTATSDLTQAQKETVSALSTLAAGVGGGLTGGDMLGASAGAQAGRNAVENNWLSETEARALDRELSACKNVKGDCGLVLKKYIEISNENSKKMMGRCIGGGLTCVLREEEIQASTNAARDADPSQFRLSEKLKNPEAVALVNYLNGSDLKFLKENITDTDRVMSVVIDPLSWPVMVMGGSSILTNALTKGKEQLIAVGASAGIGAAIQYGTTGKVTLSDVIGSGVVGAITAGKGYNPTVTWNATGGYYQAEMKGEDPFMGALLSKAGASVGFAVGNTIKAPLDKLLNPVSKQYEWMPTGIWTISRPASQSSVPSIFGNLGDSVSSGFFNSGADFYLKKRDNNEKE; this comes from the coding sequence TTGACCGGCAGCACCATTGGATCGAGTGCGGGCAATGTGTCGTTGACGGCAGGGCGTGAGTTGAAGGTGGTGGCCAGTGATCTGGTGAGCACCAAGAACATGGAGTTGAGTGGGGCCAATGTCACCGTCACCTCGGGGATGGAGACGGCCAGTCAGACCAGTAAGGACAGCTCAAAAAGCTTGGCGGTTGGGCGGGTGATTGCGGGCACCGTGGTCGACACCGCCAACAGCATCCGCGACGCAGCCGAGGCGGCACGCAGCTCCGACGACCCGCGCCTCAAGGCCGTGAAGATCGCCCAGGCGGCGCTGTCGATGTACAACTTGAATAACCAGGCGGGCGACCTCGCCAAGCAAAGCACCGGCTTCAAAGACAAGACCGGTGGCTCTGCCGGCAACGGCTCACTGATCAAGATCGGTACCGAGCTGGCCAACACCCGCACCAAAAGCAGCAGCGAATACACGGCGCAGACCGCTCACCAGAGCAACCTCAACGCCGGGGGCAAACTGTCGATTATTGCTACAGGCGATGCGCCGGGCACTGTGGGTGACTTGACGATTACCGGCAGTACGTTGAAAGCCGACAGTACGTTGTTGTCCGCGAAAAACAACATCCTGATGCAAAGCGCACAGAACACCACTGACCGCAAAAACGACGGCTCGCGCAACAGAACCGCCATCGGCGCCAGCTTCAACATCGGCGAGCAAAACGGTTTCACCATCGACCTGGGCGCGCAAACCGCCAAGAACTTAGGGTCGGGCGGCTCCGTCACCCAGGTCAACACCACGCTGGACACCGGCTCGCTGGTGCTGCGCAGCGGCCAGGACACCAGCCTGATCGGCGCGCAGGTACGCGCTGACCGTATCGATGCCGACATCGGCGGCAACCTCAACATTCTGTCGCGCCAGGACACCGAAACGTCCAAGAGCAAGCAGAACAGCGCAGGCTTCGGTGCGAGCATCTGTATTCCGCCGATCTGTTATGGCTCCCCAGTCACCGCGTCGGCGAACCTGGCGGCGTCGAAGATGAACAGCGACTACCAGGCCGTCACCGACCAGAGCGGCTTCTTTGCCGGCAAGGGTGGCTACACCATCGATGTGGCCAAAAACACCACCCTGCAAGGTGCGGTGATTGCCAGTGAAGCCACGGCCGACAAAAACCTGCTGCTCACCGATCGGCTGCTGGTCAGTGACATCAAGAACAAGAGCGAGATCGAGAGCAAGTCGGCGGGCATGAGCGTCTCTGGTTCCTACAGCAGCGGCGCGAGCACCCTCACGCCGGGTGCCTTGTATGGAATGTCGCTGAACGATTCGGACCACAGTTATACGCGTAGCGCGGTGAGTGAAGGCACGATCGTAGTGCGCAACCCCGAAGGCGCCAACGACCTCGTCGGCTTGAACCGCGACACGGCCAACGCCAACCAGCGCCTCGACAAGCCTGACGAAAAGGCCATGCAAGAGCGCATGGACCTGATCAAAAGCTCGATGGAGCTGACCAAGGGCATTGGCGACGCGATTGCTGCCGCGAAGATCAGGGACGCCGAAGACCCCACCACTGAGGCTGGCAAAGCCACGCGGCAGAAGCTAATTGAAGACGGCATCGCTAACCCGACTGCCGAACAAGTCAGCCAGCGTGCTCAGAAGGACTATGGCTTAGGGAGCAGCTTCCAGAGGGCCAGCCAAGCCGTCACCGCCATTGTTCAAGCGGTCATGGGTGGCAATGTTGGCGGTGCGTTGGCAGGTGCCGCGGCGCCGTACCTGGCACAGGAGATCAAGAAAAAAACTGAAGGCGACCCTTACGCCAACCTGATGGCTCACGCAGTGCTTGGCGCGATGGTGGCGCAAGCGCAAGGAAATTCGGCGCTGGCAGGGGGCACCGGCGCTGCGATGGGTGAGTTGATTGCCCGTCAACTTTATCCGGGCACCGCAACAAGTGACCTGACGCAAGCGCAAAAGGAAACGGTTTCCGCCTTGTCGACCTTGGCTGCGGGGGTGGGCGGAGGGCTCACTGGCGGTGATATGCTCGGTGCCTCCGCTGGCGCTCAGGCAGGACGTAATGCGGTGGAGAATAACTGGCTGAGTGAGACAGAAGCCCGCGCACTTGATAGAGAACTATCGGCCTGCAAAAACGTTAAAGGCGACTGCGGTCTAGTATTAAAAAAATATATTGAAATCAGTAATGAAAACAGTAAAAAAATGATGGGTCGTTGCATTGGCGGTGGTTTAACGTGTGTCCTACGGGAAGAGGAAATTCAGGCAAGCACCAATGCTGCGAGAGATGCCGACCCGTCACAGTTCCGCCTGAGTGAAAAATTGAAAAATCCCGAGGCTGTCGCACTGGTAAATTACCTCAATGGCTCGGACCTTAAATTTTTGAAGGAAAATATTACTGACACAGACCGAGTCATGTCAGTTGTCATCGATCCGCTCTCTTGGCCGGTAATGGTGATGGGCGGAAGTTCAATCCTTACTAACGCTTTGACCAAAGGTAAAGAGCAATTGATAGCGGTGGGCGCTTCCGCAGGTATTGGTGCAGCTATCCAATACGGAACGACAGGAAAAGTGACACTGTCGGACGTGATTGGCTCTGGGGTAGTCGGCGCGATCACAGCTGGCAAAGGTTACAATCCGACGGTTACTTGGAATGCAACGGGTGGTTATTATCAAGCGGAAATGAAAGGGGAAGACCCATTTATGGGAGCTTTGTTAAGTAAGGCGGGCGCTTCTGTGGGGTTTGCCGTTGGTAATACGATCAAGGCGCCTCTTGATAAGCTGCTTAACCCGGTGTCGAAGCAGTATGAGTGGATGCCGACTGGAATATGGACTATCAGCAGGCCGGCATCGCAAAGTTCCGTTCCCTCCATATTTGGTAATCTGGGCGACTCTGTATCGTCAGGATTTTTCAATAGTGGAGCTGATTTCTATTTGAAGAAAAGAGACAACAATGAAAAAGAATGA
- a CDS encoding SMI1/KNR4 family protein, with protein MENALKIRELINHITSAELYEGDYGSCLTDREAVLSGVDAADRDSAPADYLAFLGTFGFGDLDSALYIEDGPDKYAAIAGCEVDAYSRMYVFAGTSDGVLYAFDAGNNWSIVAIDSEIDGVRVLADNFSSFILKQLIEVKGYVDWRAEQ; from the coding sequence ATGGAAAACGCACTTAAAATTCGCGAGCTTATTAACCATATCACCTCCGCTGAACTTTATGAGGGTGATTACGGGAGTTGCTTGACTGATCGTGAAGCCGTATTGAGTGGGGTCGATGCAGCGGACCGCGACAGCGCCCCTGCTGACTATCTGGCGTTTCTAGGAACCTTTGGGTTTGGCGATTTAGACAGCGCACTTTATATAGAAGATGGTCCAGATAAATACGCGGCCATCGCCGGATGTGAGGTGGATGCATATAGCCGGATGTATGTTTTTGCAGGTACTTCCGATGGTGTACTTTATGCTTTTGATGCAGGCAATAACTGGTCGATAGTAGCGATTGATTCGGAGATCGATGGGGTCAGGGTGCTGGCCGATAACTTCTCAAGCTTCATCCTCAAACAATTAATTGAGGTAAAAGGTTATGTCGATTGGCGAGCGGAGCAATAA
- a CDS encoding S26 family signal peptidase gives MIRNGENLGLFHAPAERGKKDYSLELAPLHVAPGHVYLLGDNRDVSHDSRLMGQVPLEDVVGKVTG, from the coding sequence GTGATCCGCAACGGTGAGAACCTGGGGTTGTTTCACGCACCGGCTGAGCGTGGCAAAAAGGACTACTCCCTTGAGTTGGCGCCGCTCCATGTCGCGCCGGGGCATGTGTACCTGTTGGGCGATAACCGTGATGTCAGCCACGACAGCCGCTTGATGGGCCAAGTCCCGCTTGAGGATGTGGTGGGCAAGGTCACCGGTTAG
- a CDS encoding autotransporter family protein, translated as MKHKQFQKSLLAIVVGAISTQVLAVEVDLGAGKTQFVSETYNESLILTGQTTQVINSTNMPPAGLGVAGTHIQGSLINRADITLNADGNTVRGFALDPMFWTGPLNLSPGSVTGDVLQAGNIRMNNGGDEGLEIGATTIGGSVINSGTISSTPPSAPAPSPGFIGGGEGIYLHGTTIGGDVSNTGLIDMAGEGAIGIVLDRNNADPVTIGGKLLNSGTIRATGEGAWGIEVETPTAPLRIENSGLLSANGDGARGVLVLEGTLDYILNTGTIEGMGTNAGAFEFSGATFAQNSATGARGIVNRGIIRADGTAISVDTADQVSTFEINQQAGEIRSNSGIAIDAGNLATLNWTGGTIIGDVLNLNAVNIDGQAAFSGSRIIAPVSVNSGSLNLSAPGTAITGNLNVASGAGIDMHLADSVVPTTPYLTVNGTANFAQASTLTVSANPGDFASTHDGTQYTLLQATSVQDNGLSVASASSLLDVLSYSSDAQTVKAVVAVKSNQQVQQDLAAVGASAASVTAVNTFKNGVLSKLSADDQVFQALANAGTAQQLAKIGDQLKPDVNRGALDVALSGQTVVNGAIFNRLTDQRESHQVGGVWVQGLSSNMDQDGRGGDNGYSANSSGMAVGVDGRLNDTTILGVAYSYLNSNIHSDLGNKTDVEGHALSLYGNWALQNWFADGSLSYGHNENDSKRHIAGTTAKGSYDSNVLSASVIGGYSFKPSQAVVIEPRVAARYSNVRMDGYDEKGSSAALSTRSQRYEVGEVGAGVRLAGNLPMGAGSLQPEATLMAYHDLMGDRVAQTSSFVAGGSAFTVTGASVARDSYEASVGVNYNVSDFSVGASYTRQARSGFDADGVMLKARYAF; from the coding sequence ATGAAGCACAAGCAGTTCCAGAAAAGCCTGTTGGCAATCGTGGTCGGCGCAATCAGCACGCAAGTGCTGGCGGTAGAAGTTGACCTCGGGGCAGGCAAAACCCAGTTTGTCAGCGAGACCTACAACGAGTCGCTGATCCTGACCGGGCAGACCACCCAGGTGATCAACTCGACCAACATGCCTCCCGCCGGGCTGGGGGTCGCGGGTACCCATATCCAGGGGTCATTGATCAATCGCGCCGATATTACGCTCAATGCCGACGGCAATACCGTGCGCGGCTTTGCGCTGGACCCGATGTTCTGGACCGGTCCGCTCAACCTCAGCCCGGGCTCTGTGACCGGTGATGTGTTGCAGGCCGGCAACATCCGGATGAACAACGGTGGCGACGAAGGCCTCGAGATCGGCGCGACCACCATTGGCGGCAGCGTGATCAACTCCGGCACGATCAGTTCTACGCCACCTTCGGCGCCTGCACCGTCGCCTGGCTTTATCGGCGGAGGCGAGGGCATCTACCTGCACGGCACCACCATTGGCGGCGATGTATCCAACACCGGCCTGATCGACATGGCGGGCGAAGGCGCGATCGGTATCGTGCTGGACCGTAACAACGCCGACCCGGTGACCATCGGCGGCAAGCTCCTCAACTCCGGCACCATCAGGGCCACCGGCGAGGGCGCTTGGGGGATCGAGGTGGAAACTCCCACCGCCCCACTGCGTATCGAAAACAGCGGCCTGCTGTCGGCCAATGGCGATGGCGCCCGTGGCGTGCTGGTGCTTGAAGGTACTCTGGATTACATCCTCAACACCGGCACCATCGAAGGCATGGGCACCAACGCCGGCGCCTTTGAATTCTCCGGTGCCACGTTCGCCCAGAACAGCGCGACGGGCGCGCGCGGTATCGTCAACCGCGGCATTATCCGCGCCGATGGCACCGCCATCAGCGTTGACACGGCCGACCAGGTCTCGACGTTTGAGATCAACCAGCAAGCCGGTGAGATTCGCAGCAATTCCGGTATCGCCATCGACGCCGGCAACCTGGCCACGTTGAACTGGACCGGCGGCACGATCATCGGTGATGTGCTGAACCTGAACGCGGTGAATATTGACGGCCAGGCCGCTTTCAGCGGCAGCCGCATCATTGCGCCGGTGTCGGTCAATTCGGGCTCGCTGAACCTGTCGGCCCCCGGCACCGCCATCACCGGCAACCTCAACGTTGCCAGTGGTGCCGGTATCGATATGCACCTGGCCGACAGTGTTGTGCCCACCACGCCGTACCTGACCGTCAACGGCACCGCCAACTTTGCCCAGGCGTCGACGCTGACCGTAAGCGCCAACCCTGGCGATTTCGCCAGCACCCACGACGGCACCCAATACACCCTGCTGCAAGCCACCAGCGTGCAAGACAACGGCCTGTCCGTGGCCAGTGCTTCATCGTTGCTGGACGTGCTCAGCTATTCGTCCGACGCGCAAACGGTCAAGGCCGTGGTGGCGGTCAAAAGCAACCAGCAAGTTCAGCAAGACCTGGCGGCTGTGGGCGCCAGCGCGGCGTCGGTCACGGCGGTCAATACCTTCAAGAACGGTGTACTCAGCAAGCTCAGCGCAGACGACCAAGTCTTCCAGGCGCTGGCCAACGCCGGCACCGCGCAGCAACTGGCGAAAATCGGTGACCAGCTCAAGCCGGACGTCAACCGTGGTGCTCTCGACGTGGCGTTGTCGGGGCAAACCGTGGTCAACGGCGCGATCTTCAATCGCCTCACCGACCAACGCGAAAGCCACCAGGTCGGCGGTGTGTGGGTGCAGGGCCTAAGCAGCAACATGGACCAGGACGGTCGCGGCGGTGATAACGGTTATTCGGCCAACAGCAGCGGCATGGCGGTAGGTGTGGATGGGCGTCTGAACGACACCACGATTTTGGGCGTGGCCTACAGCTACCTCAATTCCAATATCCACTCCGACTTGGGCAACAAAACCGACGTCGAAGGGCACGCGCTGTCGTTGTACGGCAACTGGGCCCTGCAAAACTGGTTCGCCGACGGCAGCCTCAGCTATGGCCACAACGAAAACGACAGCAAGCGCCACATCGCCGGCACCACGGCCAAGGGCAGTTATGACAGCAATGTGCTGTCGGCCAGCGTGATCGGTGGTTACAGCTTCAAGCCGTCGCAAGCGGTGGTGATCGAGCCGCGTGTGGCGGCGCGTTATTCCAACGTGCGCATGGATGGCTACGACGAGAAAGGTTCGTCAGCGGCGCTGAGTACGCGTTCGCAACGTTATGAAGTGGGCGAAGTGGGTGCGGGCGTACGCCTGGCCGGCAACCTGCCGATGGGCGCCGGCAGCTTGCAGCCGGAAGCGACCTTGATGGCCTATCACGACCTGATGGGTGACCGCGTGGCGCAAACCTCCAGCTTCGTGGCCGGTGGTTCGGCGTTTACCGTGACCGGTGCATCGGTGGCGCGTGACAGCTACGAGGCCAGCGTGGGCGTGAACTACAACGTGTCGGACTTCAGCGTGGGCGCCAGCTACACGCGCCAGGCGCGCAGTGGTTTTGATGCCGATGGCGTGATGCTCAAAGCGCGCTACGCCTTCTAA
- a CDS encoding CsgG/HfaB family protein: MNILSKTLLSGLTAAALLTVAGCATESNRAMPVEQVASAHIAYSGVRVPIAVGKFDNRSSYMRGIFSDGVDRLGGQAKTILITHLQQTNRFSVLDRDNMGEISQEAAIKGTVQKLKGADYVVTGDVTEFGRKETGDRQLFGILGRGKTQVAYAKVALNIVNISTSEVVYSTQGAGEYALSNREVVGFGGTASYDSTLNGKVLDLAMREAINRLVDGINAGAWNPRN, encoded by the coding sequence GTGAACATACTTTCCAAAACCCTGCTGTCCGGTCTCACCGCCGCAGCCCTGCTGACCGTGGCCGGTTGCGCCACCGAAAGCAATCGCGCGATGCCGGTGGAGCAAGTGGCCAGCGCCCACATCGCCTATTCCGGCGTGCGTGTGCCGATCGCCGTGGGCAAGTTCGATAACCGCTCCAGCTACATGCGCGGCATCTTCTCCGACGGCGTCGACCGCCTCGGTGGCCAGGCCAAGACCATCCTGATTACCCACCTGCAGCAGACCAACCGCTTCAGCGTGCTGGACCGCGACAACATGGGCGAAATCTCCCAGGAAGCCGCGATCAAAGGCACCGTGCAGAAGCTCAAGGGCGCGGACTACGTGGTCACCGGCGACGTGACCGAATTCGGTCGCAAGGAAACCGGCGACCGCCAGTTGTTCGGCATCCTCGGCCGTGGCAAGACCCAGGTGGCCTACGCCAAGGTCGCGTTGAACATCGTCAACATCAGTACGTCGGAAGTGGTGTATTCCACCCAGGGCGCCGGTGAATACGCGCTGTCCAACCGTGAAGTGGTCGGCTTCGGCGGCACCGCCAGCTACGACTCCACCCTCAATGGCAAGGTGCTGGACCTGGCCATGCGCGAAGCGATCAACCGCCTCGTCGACGGCATCAACGCAGGCGCCTGGAACCCGCGCAACTGA
- a CDS encoding DUF4810 domain-containing protein, with protein sequence MSKAVKLALTLTAIALVTGCQSAPPPLYQWESYQPQVYEYFKGEPKEAQVEALERDLQKINASGRKAPPGYHAHLGMLYLSMGKDDQMVQEFRTEKALFPESAAYMDFLLKNAKAGVATK encoded by the coding sequence ATGAGCAAGGCAGTGAAATTAGCGCTGACGCTGACAGCAATCGCGCTGGTGACCGGGTGCCAGTCGGCGCCCCCACCGCTGTACCAATGGGAAAGCTACCAGCCGCAGGTTTACGAGTACTTCAAGGGCGAGCCCAAGGAAGCGCAGGTCGAGGCGCTGGAGCGTGACCTGCAAAAGATCAACGCCAGTGGCCGCAAGGCGCCGCCGGGCTACCACGCCCACTTGGGCATGCTGTACCTGAGCATGGGCAAGGACGACCAGATGGTGCAGGAGTTTCGCACCGAGAAGGCACTGTTCCCTGAGTCCGCCGCGTACATGGACTTTCTGTTGAAAAACGCCAAAGCCGGAGTCGCCACCAAATGA
- a CDS encoding DUF799 domain-containing protein — protein sequence MSLLKLTGALLALALLGGCAAPKTIDYTAYKQARPKSILVLPPINESPEVQASYSLVSQVTYPLAEAGYYVLPIALVDETFRQNGLTTANDIQGVPPTKLHDIFGADAALYITVSEYGTKYMLISSDTAVTASAKLVDLRTGTTLWTGSARASSEEGNNNSGGLVGMLITAAVKQVINSSTDAAHPIAGITSARLLSPGQRAGILYGPRNPKYGTD from the coding sequence ATGAGCCTGTTAAAACTCACCGGCGCCTTGCTGGCCCTGGCTCTGCTCGGCGGTTGCGCAGCGCCCAAGACCATTGATTACACGGCCTACAAACAGGCGCGGCCCAAGTCGATCCTGGTGTTGCCACCGATCAACGAATCGCCGGAAGTGCAGGCGTCCTATAGCCTGGTTTCGCAAGTGACCTATCCGTTGGCCGAAGCCGGCTACTACGTGTTGCCGATTGCGCTGGTGGACGAAACCTTCCGCCAGAACGGTTTGACCACGGCCAACGATATCCAGGGCGTACCGCCGACCAAGCTGCATGACATCTTCGGCGCGGACGCGGCGTTGTACATCACCGTCAGCGAATACGGCACCAAGTACATGCTGATCTCCAGCGACACCGCCGTGACCGCTTCGGCCAAACTGGTCGACCTGCGCACCGGCACCACGCTGTGGACCGGCTCGGCACGGGCCTCCAGCGAAGAGGGCAACAATAACAGCGGCGGTCTGGTGGGCATGCTGATCACCGCAGCGGTCAAGCAGGTAATCAACAGCTCCACCGATGCGGCGCACCCGATTGCCGGTATCACCAGTGCTCGGCTGCTGTCGCCGGGGCAACGCGCCGGGATTCTGTACGGGCCGCGTAACCCCAAGTACGGCACCGACTGA